In one window of Rhinopithecus roxellana isolate Shanxi Qingling chromosome 15, ASM756505v1, whole genome shotgun sequence DNA:
- the PDZD3 gene encoding Na(+)/H(+) exchange regulatory cofactor NHE-RF4 isoform X4 produces MEKAADLQDTASLTLKFKFNPKLGIDNPVLSLAEDHHPSDPWSLERPRFCLLSKEKGKSFGFHLQQELGRAGHVVCRVDPGTSAQRQGLQEGDRILAVNNDVVEHEDYAVVVRRIRASGPRVLLTVLARHAHDVARAQLGEDAHLCPTLGPGVRPRLCHIVKDEGGFGFGVTHGNQGPFWLVLSTGGAAERSGVPPGARLLEVNGLWQSGQQVTLLVAGPEVEEQCRQLGLPLAAPLAEGWALPTKPRCLQLEKGPQGFGFLLREEKGPDGRPGQFLWEVDPGLPAKKAGMQAGDRLVAVAGESVEGLGHEETVSRIQAQGSCVSLIVVDPEADRFFRMVRLSPLLFLENTEAPASPQGSSSASLVETEVPSLEDTGVPSVPLGSRQCFLYPGPGGGYGFRLSCAASGPRLFISQVTPGGSAARAGLQVGDVILEVNGYPVGGEDDLERLQQLPEAEPPLCLKLAARSLRGLEAWIPTGAAEDWALASDLL; encoded by the exons ATGGAGAAAGCTGCAG ATCTTCAGGACACAGCCTCATTAACTCT GAAGTTTAAGTTTAACCCAAAGCTGGGCATTGATAATCCTGTTCTCTCACTGGCTGAAGACCACCACCCCTCTG ATCCCTGGAGCCTAGAGCGGCCTCGCTTCTGCTTGCTGAGCAAAGAGAAGGGCAAGAGTTTTGGCTTCCACCTGCAGCAggagctgggcagggctgggcatgtGGTGTGCAGGGTGGACCCAGGCACCTCTGCCCAGCGCCAGGGTCTTCAGGAAGGAGACAGGATCCTGGCTGTGAACAACGATGTTGTGGAACACGAAGACTACGCGGTG GTGGTACGCCGCATCCGGGCCAGCGGTCCTCGGGTGTTGCTGACAGTCTTGGCACGGCATGCACATGACGTGGCCCGAGCTCAGCTGGGAGAAGATGCCCACCTCTGTCCCACCCTAGGCCCAGGGGTCCGGCCCCGGCTGTGCCACATAGTGAAAGATGAGGGTGGTTTTGGCTTCGGTGTCACCCATG gcaaTCAGGGTCCTTTCTGGTTGGTGCTAAGTACTGGAGGAGCAGCTGAGCGGTCAGGGGTGCCCCCTGGGGCCCGACTGCTGGAAGTGAATGGG CTTTGGCAGAGTGGACAGCAGGTGACCTTGCTGGTGGCAGGGCCAGAGGTGGAGGAACAGTGTCGCCAGCTGGGATTGCCCCTGGCTGCACCCCTGGCAGAGGGCTGGGCACTGCCTACCAAGCCCCGCTGTCTGCAACTAGAGAAAGGGCCCCAGGGTTTTGGGTTCCTGCTCCGGGAGGAAAAGGGCCCTGACGGTCGCCCTG GACAGTTCCTGTGGGAGGTGGACCCAGGACTGCCAGCCAAGAAGGCTGGGATGCAGGCTGGGGACCGGCTGGTGGCTGTGGCTGGGGAGAGCGTGGAGGGGCTGGGCCATGAGGAGACAGTGTCCAGGATCCAGGCGCAAGGCTCCTGTGTCTCCCTCATTGTCGTCGACCCTGAGGCTGACCGCTTCTTCAGAATG GTTCGCCTATCCCCACTCCTCTTCTTGGAGAACACAGAGGCTCCCGCCTCTCCCCAGGGCAGCAGCTCAGCCTCACTGGTTGAGACAGAGGTCCCTTCGCTTGAAGACACAGGCGTGCCTTCTGTCCCTCTGGGCTCCCGACAGTGCTTCCTGTaccctgggcctggtggcggcTATGGCTTCCGACTCAGCTGTGCGGCCAGTGGGCCTCGCCTCTTCATCTCCCAG GTGACTCCTGGAGGCTCAGCTGCCCGGGCTGGGCTGCAAGTGGGAGATGTGATTCTGGAAGTGAATGGGTATCCTGTTGGGGGAGAGGATGACCTGGAGCGGCTTCAGCAGCTGCCTGAGGCTGAGCCACCCCTCTGCCTGAAGCTAGCAGCCAGGTCTCTGCGGGGCTTGGAAGCCTGGATTCCCACTGGGGCTGCAGAG GACTGGGCTCTGGCCTCGGATCTGCTGTAG
- the PDZD3 gene encoding Na(+)/H(+) exchange regulatory cofactor NHE-RF4 isoform X3 yields MEKAADLQDTASLTLKFKFNPKLGIDNPVLSLAEDHHPSDPWSLERPRFCLLSKEKGKSFGFHLQQELGRAGHVVCRVDPGTSAQRQGLQEGDRILAVNNDVVEHEDYAVVVRRIRASGPRVLLTVLARHAHDVARAQLGEDAHLCPTLGPGVRPRLCHIVKDEGGFGFGVTHGNQGPFWLVLSTGGAAERSGVPPGARLLEVNGVSVEKFTYNQLTRKLWQSGQQVTLLVAGPEVEEQCRQLGLPLAAPLAEGWALPTKPRCLQLEKGPQGFGFLLREEKGPDGRPGQFLWEVDPGLPAKKAGMQAGDRLVAVAGESVEGLGHEETVSRIQAQGSCVSLIVVDPEADRFFRMVRLSPLLFLENTEAPASPQGSSSASLVETEVPSLEDTGVPSVPLGSRQCFLYPGPGGGYGFRLSCAASGPRLFISQVTPGGSAARAGLQVGDVILEVNGYPVGGEDDLERLQQLPEAEPPLCLKLAARSLRGLEAWIPTGAAEDWALASDLL; encoded by the exons ATGGAGAAAGCTGCAG ATCTTCAGGACACAGCCTCATTAACTCT GAAGTTTAAGTTTAACCCAAAGCTGGGCATTGATAATCCTGTTCTCTCACTGGCTGAAGACCACCACCCCTCTG ATCCCTGGAGCCTAGAGCGGCCTCGCTTCTGCTTGCTGAGCAAAGAGAAGGGCAAGAGTTTTGGCTTCCACCTGCAGCAggagctgggcagggctgggcatgtGGTGTGCAGGGTGGACCCAGGCACCTCTGCCCAGCGCCAGGGTCTTCAGGAAGGAGACAGGATCCTGGCTGTGAACAACGATGTTGTGGAACACGAAGACTACGCGGTG GTGGTACGCCGCATCCGGGCCAGCGGTCCTCGGGTGTTGCTGACAGTCTTGGCACGGCATGCACATGACGTGGCCCGAGCTCAGCTGGGAGAAGATGCCCACCTCTGTCCCACCCTAGGCCCAGGGGTCCGGCCCCGGCTGTGCCACATAGTGAAAGATGAGGGTGGTTTTGGCTTCGGTGTCACCCATG gcaaTCAGGGTCCTTTCTGGTTGGTGCTAAGTACTGGAGGAGCAGCTGAGCGGTCAGGGGTGCCCCCTGGGGCCCGACTGCTGGAAGTGAATGGGGTCAGTGTGGAGAAGTTCACTTACAACCAACTCACCAGGAAG CTTTGGCAGAGTGGACAGCAGGTGACCTTGCTGGTGGCAGGGCCAGAGGTGGAGGAACAGTGTCGCCAGCTGGGATTGCCCCTGGCTGCACCCCTGGCAGAGGGCTGGGCACTGCCTACCAAGCCCCGCTGTCTGCAACTAGAGAAAGGGCCCCAGGGTTTTGGGTTCCTGCTCCGGGAGGAAAAGGGCCCTGACGGTCGCCCTG GACAGTTCCTGTGGGAGGTGGACCCAGGACTGCCAGCCAAGAAGGCTGGGATGCAGGCTGGGGACCGGCTGGTGGCTGTGGCTGGGGAGAGCGTGGAGGGGCTGGGCCATGAGGAGACAGTGTCCAGGATCCAGGCGCAAGGCTCCTGTGTCTCCCTCATTGTCGTCGACCCTGAGGCTGACCGCTTCTTCAGAATG GTTCGCCTATCCCCACTCCTCTTCTTGGAGAACACAGAGGCTCCCGCCTCTCCCCAGGGCAGCAGCTCAGCCTCACTGGTTGAGACAGAGGTCCCTTCGCTTGAAGACACAGGCGTGCCTTCTGTCCCTCTGGGCTCCCGACAGTGCTTCCTGTaccctgggcctggtggcggcTATGGCTTCCGACTCAGCTGTGCGGCCAGTGGGCCTCGCCTCTTCATCTCCCAG GTGACTCCTGGAGGCTCAGCTGCCCGGGCTGGGCTGCAAGTGGGAGATGTGATTCTGGAAGTGAATGGGTATCCTGTTGGGGGAGAGGATGACCTGGAGCGGCTTCAGCAGCTGCCTGAGGCTGAGCCACCCCTCTGCCTGAAGCTAGCAGCCAGGTCTCTGCGGGGCTTGGAAGCCTGGATTCCCACTGGGGCTGCAGAG GACTGGGCTCTGGCCTCGGATCTGCTGTAG
- the PDZD3 gene encoding Na(+)/H(+) exchange regulatory cofactor NHE-RF4 isoform X2, whose amino-acid sequence MKVGARGRKNRRQGSGSLPLAPKGDPGTEVQLPACTCFPCLLAGSLSLTQSWALIILFSHWLKTTTPLVTPSPTGNHSLSLEAPQLHTASHLLDPWSLERPRFCLLSKEKGKSFGFHLQQELGRAGHVVCRVDPGTSAQRQGLQEGDRILAVNNDVVEHEDYAVVVRRIRASGPRVLLTVLARHAHDVARAQLGEDAHLCPTLGPGVRPRLCHIVKDEGGFGFGVTHGNQGPFWLVLSTGGAAERSGVPPGARLLEVNGLWQSGQQVTLLVAGPEVEEQCRQLGLPLAAPLAEGWALPTKPRCLQLEKGPQGFGFLLREEKGPDGRPGQFLWEVDPGLPAKKAGMQAGDRLVAVAGESVEGLGHEETVSRIQAQGSCVSLIVVDPEADRFFRMVRLSPLLFLENTEAPASPQGSSSASLVETEVPSLEDTGVPSVPLGSRQCFLYPGPGGGYGFRLSCAASGPRLFISQVTPGGSAARAGLQVGDVILEVNGYPVGGEDDLERLQQLPEAEPPLCLKLAARSLRGLEAWIPTGAAEDWALASDLL is encoded by the exons ATGAAGGTTGGGGCAAGGGGAAGAAAGAATCGGAGGCAGGGAAGTGGTTCACTGCCATTAGCACCTAAAGGAGATCCTGGGACCGAAGTCCAGCTGCCAGCTTGTACCTGCTTCCCCTGCCTCCTTGCAGGAAGTTTAAGTTTAACCCAAAGCTGGGCATTGATAATCCTGTTCTCTCACTGGCTGAAGACCACCACCCCTCTGGTAACTCCCTCACCCACTGGCAACCATTCCCTTTCCCTGGAGGCACCACAACTCCACACAGCCTCCCATCTCCTTG ATCCCTGGAGCCTAGAGCGGCCTCGCTTCTGCTTGCTGAGCAAAGAGAAGGGCAAGAGTTTTGGCTTCCACCTGCAGCAggagctgggcagggctgggcatgtGGTGTGCAGGGTGGACCCAGGCACCTCTGCCCAGCGCCAGGGTCTTCAGGAAGGAGACAGGATCCTGGCTGTGAACAACGATGTTGTGGAACACGAAGACTACGCGGTG GTGGTACGCCGCATCCGGGCCAGCGGTCCTCGGGTGTTGCTGACAGTCTTGGCACGGCATGCACATGACGTGGCCCGAGCTCAGCTGGGAGAAGATGCCCACCTCTGTCCCACCCTAGGCCCAGGGGTCCGGCCCCGGCTGTGCCACATAGTGAAAGATGAGGGTGGTTTTGGCTTCGGTGTCACCCATG gcaaTCAGGGTCCTTTCTGGTTGGTGCTAAGTACTGGAGGAGCAGCTGAGCGGTCAGGGGTGCCCCCTGGGGCCCGACTGCTGGAAGTGAATGGG CTTTGGCAGAGTGGACAGCAGGTGACCTTGCTGGTGGCAGGGCCAGAGGTGGAGGAACAGTGTCGCCAGCTGGGATTGCCCCTGGCTGCACCCCTGGCAGAGGGCTGGGCACTGCCTACCAAGCCCCGCTGTCTGCAACTAGAGAAAGGGCCCCAGGGTTTTGGGTTCCTGCTCCGGGAGGAAAAGGGCCCTGACGGTCGCCCTG GACAGTTCCTGTGGGAGGTGGACCCAGGACTGCCAGCCAAGAAGGCTGGGATGCAGGCTGGGGACCGGCTGGTGGCTGTGGCTGGGGAGAGCGTGGAGGGGCTGGGCCATGAGGAGACAGTGTCCAGGATCCAGGCGCAAGGCTCCTGTGTCTCCCTCATTGTCGTCGACCCTGAGGCTGACCGCTTCTTCAGAATG GTTCGCCTATCCCCACTCCTCTTCTTGGAGAACACAGAGGCTCCCGCCTCTCCCCAGGGCAGCAGCTCAGCCTCACTGGTTGAGACAGAGGTCCCTTCGCTTGAAGACACAGGCGTGCCTTCTGTCCCTCTGGGCTCCCGACAGTGCTTCCTGTaccctgggcctggtggcggcTATGGCTTCCGACTCAGCTGTGCGGCCAGTGGGCCTCGCCTCTTCATCTCCCAG GTGACTCCTGGAGGCTCAGCTGCCCGGGCTGGGCTGCAAGTGGGAGATGTGATTCTGGAAGTGAATGGGTATCCTGTTGGGGGAGAGGATGACCTGGAGCGGCTTCAGCAGCTGCCTGAGGCTGAGCCACCCCTCTGCCTGAAGCTAGCAGCCAGGTCTCTGCGGGGCTTGGAAGCCTGGATTCCCACTGGGGCTGCAGAG GACTGGGCTCTGGCCTCGGATCTGCTGTAG
- the PDZD3 gene encoding Na(+)/H(+) exchange regulatory cofactor NHE-RF4 isoform X1 — protein sequence MKVGARGRKNRRQGSGSLPLAPKGDPGTEVQLPACTCFPCLLAGSLSLTQSWALIILFSHWLKTTTPLVTPSPTGNHSLSLEAPQLHTASHLLDPWSLERPRFCLLSKEKGKSFGFHLQQELGRAGHVVCRVDPGTSAQRQGLQEGDRILAVNNDVVEHEDYAVVVRRIRASGPRVLLTVLARHAHDVARAQLGEDAHLCPTLGPGVRPRLCHIVKDEGGFGFGVTHGNQGPFWLVLSTGGAAERSGVPPGARLLEVNGVSVEKFTYNQLTRKLWQSGQQVTLLVAGPEVEEQCRQLGLPLAAPLAEGWALPTKPRCLQLEKGPQGFGFLLREEKGPDGRPGQFLWEVDPGLPAKKAGMQAGDRLVAVAGESVEGLGHEETVSRIQAQGSCVSLIVVDPEADRFFRMVRLSPLLFLENTEAPASPQGSSSASLVETEVPSLEDTGVPSVPLGSRQCFLYPGPGGGYGFRLSCAASGPRLFISQVTPGGSAARAGLQVGDVILEVNGYPVGGEDDLERLQQLPEAEPPLCLKLAARSLRGLEAWIPTGAAEDWALASDLL from the exons ATGAAGGTTGGGGCAAGGGGAAGAAAGAATCGGAGGCAGGGAAGTGGTTCACTGCCATTAGCACCTAAAGGAGATCCTGGGACCGAAGTCCAGCTGCCAGCTTGTACCTGCTTCCCCTGCCTCCTTGCAGGAAGTTTAAGTTTAACCCAAAGCTGGGCATTGATAATCCTGTTCTCTCACTGGCTGAAGACCACCACCCCTCTGGTAACTCCCTCACCCACTGGCAACCATTCCCTTTCCCTGGAGGCACCACAACTCCACACAGCCTCCCATCTCCTTG ATCCCTGGAGCCTAGAGCGGCCTCGCTTCTGCTTGCTGAGCAAAGAGAAGGGCAAGAGTTTTGGCTTCCACCTGCAGCAggagctgggcagggctgggcatgtGGTGTGCAGGGTGGACCCAGGCACCTCTGCCCAGCGCCAGGGTCTTCAGGAAGGAGACAGGATCCTGGCTGTGAACAACGATGTTGTGGAACACGAAGACTACGCGGTG GTGGTACGCCGCATCCGGGCCAGCGGTCCTCGGGTGTTGCTGACAGTCTTGGCACGGCATGCACATGACGTGGCCCGAGCTCAGCTGGGAGAAGATGCCCACCTCTGTCCCACCCTAGGCCCAGGGGTCCGGCCCCGGCTGTGCCACATAGTGAAAGATGAGGGTGGTTTTGGCTTCGGTGTCACCCATG gcaaTCAGGGTCCTTTCTGGTTGGTGCTAAGTACTGGAGGAGCAGCTGAGCGGTCAGGGGTGCCCCCTGGGGCCCGACTGCTGGAAGTGAATGGGGTCAGTGTGGAGAAGTTCACTTACAACCAACTCACCAGGAAG CTTTGGCAGAGTGGACAGCAGGTGACCTTGCTGGTGGCAGGGCCAGAGGTGGAGGAACAGTGTCGCCAGCTGGGATTGCCCCTGGCTGCACCCCTGGCAGAGGGCTGGGCACTGCCTACCAAGCCCCGCTGTCTGCAACTAGAGAAAGGGCCCCAGGGTTTTGGGTTCCTGCTCCGGGAGGAAAAGGGCCCTGACGGTCGCCCTG GACAGTTCCTGTGGGAGGTGGACCCAGGACTGCCAGCCAAGAAGGCTGGGATGCAGGCTGGGGACCGGCTGGTGGCTGTGGCTGGGGAGAGCGTGGAGGGGCTGGGCCATGAGGAGACAGTGTCCAGGATCCAGGCGCAAGGCTCCTGTGTCTCCCTCATTGTCGTCGACCCTGAGGCTGACCGCTTCTTCAGAATG GTTCGCCTATCCCCACTCCTCTTCTTGGAGAACACAGAGGCTCCCGCCTCTCCCCAGGGCAGCAGCTCAGCCTCACTGGTTGAGACAGAGGTCCCTTCGCTTGAAGACACAGGCGTGCCTTCTGTCCCTCTGGGCTCCCGACAGTGCTTCCTGTaccctgggcctggtggcggcTATGGCTTCCGACTCAGCTGTGCGGCCAGTGGGCCTCGCCTCTTCATCTCCCAG GTGACTCCTGGAGGCTCAGCTGCCCGGGCTGGGCTGCAAGTGGGAGATGTGATTCTGGAAGTGAATGGGTATCCTGTTGGGGGAGAGGATGACCTGGAGCGGCTTCAGCAGCTGCCTGAGGCTGAGCCACCCCTCTGCCTGAAGCTAGCAGCCAGGTCTCTGCGGGGCTTGGAAGCCTGGATTCCCACTGGGGCTGCAGAG GACTGGGCTCTGGCCTCGGATCTGCTGTAG
- the CCDC153 gene encoding coiled-coil domain-containing protein 153: MPPKNKEKGKKSGAQKKKKNWGADVEAESRHRLVVLEKELLRDHLALQRDEGRRAEASEDQLKQRLQRVEAELEGSRSEGKAIYAEMSRQCHALQEDMQSRSKQLEEEVKGLRGQLEARQREAAAAREEAGQALRERDQALSQLQTHVADMEAKYEEILQDSLDRLLAKLRAIKSQWDGTALRLHARHKEQLRQFGLTPLDL; the protein is encoded by the exons ATGCCacctaaaaacaaagaaaaagggaagaaatctggggcacagaagaagaaaaagaactggg GTGCAGATGTGGAGGCTGAGTCCAGGCACAGGCTGGTGGTGCTGGAGAAGGAGCTGCTCCGAGACCACTTGG CTCTACAGAGGGATGAAGGCCGTCGAGCCGAGGCTTCCGAAGACCAGCTGAAGCAGAGACTGCAAAGGgtggaggctgagctggaaggGTCCCGAAGTGAAGGGAAGGCCATATATGCAG AGATGAGTCGCCAGTGCCATGCCCTGCAGGAGGATATGCAATCCCGCAGCAAGCAGCTGGAGGAGGAAGTCAAGGGCCTTCGGGGGCAGCTAG AGGCACGCCAAAGGGAAGCTGCGGCTGCCCGGGAAGAGGCTGGACAAGCTCTAAGAGAGCGGGACCAGGCCCTGTCTCAGCTTCAGACCCACGTGGCAGACATGGAGGCAAAGTATGAGGAAATCTTACAG GACAGTCTGGACAGGCTCTTGGCCAAGCTGAGAGCCATCAAGTCGCAGTGGGATGGGACGGCATTGAGACTCCATGCCAGGCACAAGGAGCAGCTACGCCAGTTTGGACTCACCCCCCTGGATCTTTGA